Below is a window of Synechococcus sp. RSCCF101 DNA.
AACTTCCTGCTGATGCTGGCGGAGAAGTACGTGTTCCCCGGTGCCGAGGGCGACGCCCCCACGCTCGCGGTGGCCGATCCGGTGGTGTTCCCGGATCTCGGCATCTGGCACCCTCTGGCGCCGGCGATGTTCGAGGACATCCGGGAATACCTGAACTGGACGAGCAGCCGCAGCGACCTGCCCGAGGCGGCGCAGCGGGGCCCCGTGATCGGCCTGGTGCTGCAGCGCAGCCACATCGTCACCGGCGATGAGGCCCATTACGTGGCCGTGATCCAGGAGCTGGAGTACCGCGGCGCCAGGGTGATCCCGGTGTTCTGCGGCGGCCTCGACTTCTCCAGGCCGGTCAACAGCTTCTTCTACGACCCGCTCAATCCGGAGCAGCCGCTGGTGGACGGGGTGGTGAGCCTCACCGGCTTCGCTCTGGTGGGCGGCCCGGCCCGGCAGGACCATCCGCGGGCAATCGAGGCGCTGAAGCGCCTGAACCGGCCCTACATGGTGGCGCTGCCGCTGGTGTTCCAGACCACCCGCGAATGGGAGGACAGCGACCTGGGCCTGCACCCGGTGCAGGTGGCGCTGCAGATCGCCATCCCCGAACTCGATGGGGCGATCGAACCGATCGTGCTCAGCGGCCGCGACGATGCCACCGGCAAGGCCCACACCCTGCAGGACCGGGTGGAGGCGATCGCCGAGCGGGCGATCCGCTGGTCATCGCTGCGGCTGAAGCCGCGGCTGCAGAAGAAGCTGGCGATCACCGTCTTCAGCTTCCCGCCCGACAAGGGCAATGTCGGCACCGCCGCCTACCTCGACGTGTTCGGCTCGATCCATCGGGTGCTGGAGGAGCTGCGCCGCCGCGGCTACGACGTGCAGGACGTGCCCCGCACCCCGAAGGGCCTGATGGAGGCCGTGCTCAAGGACCCCGAGGCGATGGAGGGCGCGCCGGAACTGGCCATCGCCCACCGCATGAGCGTGAGTGAATACGAGCGCCTCACCCCCTACTCCGAGCGGCTGGAGGAGAACTGGGGCAAACCGCCCGGCCAGCTCAACAGCGACGGCCAGAACCTGCTCATCTACGGCCGCCACTTCGGCAACGTGTTCATCGGCGTGCAGCCCACCTTCGGCTACGAGGGCGATCCGATGCGGCTGCTCTACTCCCGCAGCGCCAGCCCCCACCACGGCTTCGCCGCCTATTACACGTATCTGGAGAAGATCTGGAACGCCGATGCGGTGCTCCATTTCGGCACCCATGGCTCGCTCGAGTTCATGCCCGGCAAGCAGATGGGCATGAGTGAGACCTGTTACCCCGATTCCCTGATCGGCAGCCTGCCCAATCTCTATTACTACGCCGCCAACAACCCCTCCGAGGCCACCATCGCCAAGCGGCGCGGCTATGCCTCCACCATCAGCTACCTCACCCCGCCGGCCGAGAACGCCGGCCTCTACAAGGGCCTGAAGGAGCTGGGGGAACTGGTGGGCTCCTATCAGCAGCTGCGCGAGGGCGGCCGCGGTGTGCCGATCGTGAACGCGATCGTGGAAACGGCCCGCCAGTGCAATCTCGACAAGGACGTGGCCCTGCCGGATCAGGACGCCGGCGCGCTGAATCTCGAGGCCCGCGATGCGGTGGTGGGCGCGGTGTACCGCCAGCTGATGGAGATCGAGAGCCGGCTGCTGCCCTGCGGTCTGCACACCATCGGCAAGCCGCCCACGGCCGAGGAGGCGATCGCCACGCTGGTCAGCATCGCCGCCCTCGAACGCGAGGAGGAGGGCATCCGCTCCCTGCCGGGTCTGCTGGCGGAAGCCGTTGGCCGCCGGATCGAGGATGTGTACGCCGGCAACGACGCCGGCCACCTGGCCGATGTGGCGCTCAACCAGCGCATCACCGAGACCAGTCGCGCCGCCGTGGGCGCCATGGTGCGCTCCCTCACCGGCCTCGACGGGCGGGTCAACCTGCGCGGCAACTTCGGCTGGCTGGTGGATGCCCTCTCCCGCTTCGGCATGAAGCTGCCCTCCCCCTGGCTGCGGGCCTGCTGCGGAGCGGGCTTCGCCCAGGTGGACAGCAAGGCGCTCGACGGCCTGTTCGCCTATCTGCGCTTCTGCCTGGAGCAAGTCTGCGCCGACATGGAGATGGAGAGCCTGCTGCGGGCCCTCGATGGCGAATACGTGCTGCCCGGCCCGGGCGGCGATCCGATCCGCAATCCGGGCGTGCTGCCCAGCGGCAAGAACATCCACGCCCTCGACCCCCAGGCGATCCCCACCCGGGCCGCCGTGGCCGCCGCCAAGGGAGTGGTGGACAAGCTGCTGGAACGGCAGCGCGAGGATGAGGGCCGCTGGCCCGAGACCATCGCCTGTGTGCTCTGGGGCACGGACAACATCAAGACCTACGGCGAATCGCTGGCCCAGATCCTCTGGTTCATCGGCGTGCGGCCCCTGGCCGATTCCTTGGGCCGGGTCAACCGGCTCGAGCTGATCCCATTGGAGGAGCTGGGCCGGCCGAGGGTGGATGTGGTGGTGAACTGCTCGGGCGTGTTCCGCGATCTGTTCATCAACCAGATGGCCCTGATCGATCAGGGCGTGAAGATGGCCGCCGAGGCGGACGAGCCGCTGGAAAGCAACTTCGTGCGCAAGCACAGCCTCGAGCAGGCCGAGCAGCAGGGCACCACGGTGCGGGAGGCGGCAAGCCGGGTGTTCAGCAACGCCAGCGGCAGCTACAGCTCGAATGTGAATCTGGCGGTGGAGAACTCCAGCTGGGAGGAGGAGAGCGATCTGCAGGACATGTACCTCTCGCGCAAGAGCTTCGCCTTCAACGCCGACAACCCGGGCGAGATGAATCAGAAGCGCGAGGTGTTCGAAGCCACCATGAAAACGGCCGATGTCACCTTCCAGAACCTTGATTCGGCCGAGATCTCACTCACCGATGTGAGCCACTACTTCGATTCCGATCCCACCAAGCTGATCCAGAGCCTGCGCGACGACGGCCGCGCTCCCTCCAGCTTCATCGCCGACACCACCACCGCCAACGCCCAGGTCCGCTCCCTCAGCGAAACCATCCGCCTCGACTCGCGCACCAAGCTGCTCAACCCCAAGTGGTACGAGGGCATGCTCGATTCTGGCTACGAGGGCGTGCGCGAAGTGGCCAAGCGGCTCAATTTCACCCTCGGCTGGAGCGCCACCTCGGGCCAGGTCGACAACTTCGTCTACGAGGAGGCCAACGACACCTTCATCAACGATGAAACGATGCGTCAGCGGCTGCTGGAGCTCAATCCCAACAGCTTCCGCCGCATGGTGGGCACCCTGCTGGAGGTGCACGGCCGGGGCTACTGGGAGACGAGCGATGAGAACATCGAACGCCTGCAGCAGATCTATCAGGACGTGGAGGATCGCATCGAAGGAGTGAAGTGAGCCCCGGCCAAGACGGCCACCCCTGAGCATCGGCGAGCCTCCCGTGCCGATGCTCACACTGTCCATCCAGATATGGAGTCAAGGGTTAGACTCCGGCCGCTTCTTCACGCCATGGGCAGCGCCAGTTCGCCCTGCGTTCCGACATGACATCCAGCCCCGCCGCCAGCTCTGAATCCGCAGCGTCCGCTGGCGGCTCCGGTCTGACCATCGGGGGCAACCTCGTCATCCGGTTGAAGGAGTCGAGCATCCCGGTGCGGGTGCTGCCCGACTGTCCCTTCTGGGGCGCCACGGTGCGCTGCTACGACCTGACCTCGATCGGCGCCGGCATCCGGCCGGCCGAGGCTGATGCCTGTGCGGTGCTCGGCCTGGATCCGGAGTATGTGAACGAGGCCCGCCGCAACCCCGGTGGTGACAATGGCCAGCGTCTCAGCCGGTTGCAGTACGACCACAGCTCACTGATCGCGGTCGACGAAGGCGATCGGGTCAACCACTGCATCAGCGAAGCCAACTGGATGGTGCTGCACAAGCTCGCCTCCGAGCTGGCCAGCGAGCGCAGCGCCGCGATCCGCCAGGCCAACACCGAGGCGCTGCTCACGATGGATCTTGCGCTGCTGCGCCAGCGCGATGACAAGCTCGAGTTCCGCGTGGCGGTGGATCACAACCGTGCCCTGATGGCGAAGCATCACGGGGACGAGCTGTTCGACGATCCCGCCCTCAAGCAGCACTACAAGCAGATGGAGGCCTCCGGCCTCAGTGCGATCCACCGCTGTCTGTTCGGCATGGACGAACGTCAGATCCTGGTGTATCTGCAGGCCCCCGGCCACGACGTGCCGGTGATCGCCGATCGCCTCTCCACCCACGACTTCCTCGGTGCGGACGACCGCCAGCGGGTCTTCGGTCTCCAGCAGGCGGTGGCCCGCAATCTGCAGAAGGTCACCAGCTACCAGGCTGACCTGCCGGCCTTCGTGGCGTCGATCCACCAACGCTTCGTCAGTCTGGACGACACCTACGCCACCCGAGCACCCCTGAAGCAGAAGGCCAGCATCGCCCTGGCCGTCGTGGGAGGACCTCAGCTCATCACCCCATTGAATGGTGGAGAGCCAGCCTCACAACCAGACGCGCCTGAATCAGCCGAAGCCGATGCACCCGAGGTGATCAAGGAGGTGAAGGTCAACATGGGGGGGCTCGACGCCTTCCGCAAACTCCAGGAGCGTCACAACCAATCCGGCGAGGACTGAGCCGGGCCGGGCCATGCCTGCCGACACCGTGACGTTCGTTGGCCCTGCCCGCGGCATCGCCTCGCAGCGGTGATAGTGTCGATCTGGCCCGGTCGGCCCGATGGTGACGGCCCACCAGAGCACCGGAAACGAGAGCATGAGTGAGACTCCAGCCGCAACGCAGGAGATGTGCCGAACCACATCCACTGTGGTTCGCGCCGACTGGGGGCCCTGGCTCGAATCCAGCTCAAAACAGCTGGCACCGCTGATCGCTGCCACCTACGTCCTGGGCTTCATGGCCGGTGAAGCGATTCACCACCTCAATGACCTCCTTGCCGGGGTCCGGGCCGGGGCTCCAGAGCCCCGGCCCGGTCCGCCGGCGGCCGGTGCAGCGCCAGCGGGTCAGCGAAGCGCTCAGCACCAACCGGGTTGGGCTAGCGGGGCAAGAACCGTCTCCGGGAGGCTGGCTGTTCCCGGACAAACCTCGTCCAACTCTGGCAGAGGCGCGCGTCCCGGCAGGCTCACCGTGGCGGCATCTGCATCGGGTCCAGTCTCTGCCGGATCCCAGCTCCCTGCGGACGCAAGCAGCAACGAGCAGGAGCAGCACGCCTCGAAGGTCTATCTGCACGCGATCAGCCCGGGAGAACTGATGAAAATGGCAGACCATGCCCGCGTCTCCCAGTGATCACTGGAGCATGTAGCCCACACCGCGAACGGTGTGGATGAGGGGCGCAAGCTCGGGGCGCTCGAGCTTCTTGCGCAGATAGCGGATGTACACCTCCAGAAGGTTCGGATCGCCGAAGAAGTTGTCTCCCCAGACGGCGTGGAGGATCTGCAGACGTTCCTGCACCTGTCCCTGATGGCGCATCAAGTGAAGCAACAGGTCGTATTCCTTCACGGTGAGCTTCACCAGCCTGCCGGCTCTGTTCACCACGCGTGAGGCCGTGTTGATGGTGAGGTCTCTGCAGCGCAGGTCATCACCGGCGACATCGCGCTGACCCATGCGGGATCGGCGGCTCCAGACCCGCAGGCGAGCCAGCAGTTCCTCGAAGGCAAACGGGCGCGCCAGCACATCATCCGCACCGGCATTGAGATAGCCCACCCGTTCGGATACCTCGGCTCCGCGAGCCAGGCAGATCAACGGCGTAGGCAGGCCACGCTCACGCACCTGCTGCAGCAGATCCACCACATCCTGCTGGTGCGCTGGGGAGTCGCGTCCAGGCAC
It encodes the following:
- a CDS encoding magnesium chelatase subunit H, with amino-acid sequence MFTQVRSASRRVSPGVDPRSSDGQARRVLRVVYVVLEPQYQNALTQAATGLNEADGPLAVDLCGYLIEELRDADNYADFCRDVSEADVFIASLIFIEDLAQKVVDAVAPHRERLKAAVVFPSMPEVMRLNKLGSFSMAQLGQSKSAIASFMKKRKEAGGAGFQDAMLKLLNTLPTVLKYLPVEKAQDARSFMLSFQYWLGGTPENLRNFLLMLAEKYVFPGAEGDAPTLAVADPVVFPDLGIWHPLAPAMFEDIREYLNWTSSRSDLPEAAQRGPVIGLVLQRSHIVTGDEAHYVAVIQELEYRGARVIPVFCGGLDFSRPVNSFFYDPLNPEQPLVDGVVSLTGFALVGGPARQDHPRAIEALKRLNRPYMVALPLVFQTTREWEDSDLGLHPVQVALQIAIPELDGAIEPIVLSGRDDATGKAHTLQDRVEAIAERAIRWSSLRLKPRLQKKLAITVFSFPPDKGNVGTAAYLDVFGSIHRVLEELRRRGYDVQDVPRTPKGLMEAVLKDPEAMEGAPELAIAHRMSVSEYERLTPYSERLEENWGKPPGQLNSDGQNLLIYGRHFGNVFIGVQPTFGYEGDPMRLLYSRSASPHHGFAAYYTYLEKIWNADAVLHFGTHGSLEFMPGKQMGMSETCYPDSLIGSLPNLYYYAANNPSEATIAKRRGYASTISYLTPPAENAGLYKGLKELGELVGSYQQLREGGRGVPIVNAIVETARQCNLDKDVALPDQDAGALNLEARDAVVGAVYRQLMEIESRLLPCGLHTIGKPPTAEEAIATLVSIAALEREEEGIRSLPGLLAEAVGRRIEDVYAGNDAGHLADVALNQRITETSRAAVGAMVRSLTGLDGRVNLRGNFGWLVDALSRFGMKLPSPWLRACCGAGFAQVDSKALDGLFAYLRFCLEQVCADMEMESLLRALDGEYVLPGPGGDPIRNPGVLPSGKNIHALDPQAIPTRAAVAAAKGVVDKLLERQREDEGRWPETIACVLWGTDNIKTYGESLAQILWFIGVRPLADSLGRVNRLELIPLEELGRPRVDVVVNCSGVFRDLFINQMALIDQGVKMAAEADEPLESNFVRKHSLEQAEQQGTTVREAASRVFSNASGSYSSNVNLAVENSSWEEESDLQDMYLSRKSFAFNADNPGEMNQKREVFEATMKTADVTFQNLDSAEISLTDVSHYFDSDPTKLIQSLRDDGRAPSSFIADTTTANAQVRSLSETIRLDSRTKLLNPKWYEGMLDSGYEGVREVAKRLNFTLGWSATSGQVDNFVYEEANDTFINDETMRQRLLELNPNSFRRMVGTLLEVHGRGYWETSDENIERLQQIYQDVEDRIEGVK
- a CDS encoding response regulator transcription factor; translation: MPGEADEGVLLLKTLEASHWSVLEVPTPVDLPDLLQQRRPFAALINVPGRDSPAHQQDVVDLLQQVRERGLPTPLICLARGAEVSERVGYLNAGADDVLARPFAFEELLARLRVWSRRSRMGQRDVAGDDLRCRDLTINTASRVVNRAGRLVKLTVKEYDLLLHLMRHQGQVQERLQILHAVWGDNFFGDPNLLEVYIRYLRKKLERPELAPLIHTVRGVGYMLQ